A single genomic interval of Microbulbifer variabilis harbors:
- a CDS encoding penicillin-binding protein 1A, producing MTVKARNRLLALLWLCLAGAAGAAMVFASIYLYLKPGLPSVESLRDIRLQTPLRVYSQDMKLIGEFGEKRRNPITIEQTPEPFIKAILAAEDASFYSHSGVSIKGLMRAASQLVQTGSIQSGGSTLTMQVARNFFLSREQRFIRKFNEILLSLQIERELSKDEILELYINKIFLGNRAYGFQAAAHVYYGRDIKDLSMAQWAMMAGLPKAPSTFNPIANPTRALVRRNWILKRMLDLGYIDQDEYKHSITAPVTASYHSRDLDLDAPYIAEMARKEAVELFGDSAYTDGYQVITTVNSRLQDQARRALQHGLETYDSRHGYRGPEQRLPPELLHDSDQLIDLLNEIPVLGGLEPGVVTAVEPKLLQVQLRDRRVVEVPWENGLDSIRPYITESSRGPRLQSAEKMFAPGDVVRLRRIEIKHTEVIGSQDKPTSAGGATQLASAFEDTPNPDPFAEPEEVSSSPLEPQITEEWELTQVPSAQGALVSIDPQDGAIRALVGGYDFRQSHFNRVTQAARQPGSSFKPFIYASAIERGYTAASVINDAPIIFEETNLQDVWRPENDGGTFLGPTRLRMALYKSRNMVSIRLLQALGLDYALGFVEGFGFDRSKLARNLTIALGSSALTPLEMVRGYAAFANGGYRVEPYLVDRVLDVNGETLYQALPLTVCNDCPEPGSESQGFNNQEPLNLAAIQPGEEGPDQGKEPPELKVLPVGPLDSSKLQARPLAPRAMTPETAYIMDSILKDVIKKGTGRRALAMKRGDIAGKTGTTNGPRDAWFSGYSPYLATSAWVGFDSYGELGKNEYGGSAALPIWIDFMSTALEGLPERHLPQPDSITTVRINPKNGLRTSYGGMFEIFRTNRVPGREAYNPYRSRYSDDEMPGRDRSSEPPPEELF from the coding sequence ATGACAGTAAAAGCCCGAAATCGTCTACTAGCGCTGCTCTGGCTTTGCCTCGCCGGAGCAGCCGGCGCAGCCATGGTTTTCGCCAGCATTTACCTCTACCTGAAACCCGGGCTACCCTCAGTCGAAAGCCTGCGGGATATTCGCCTACAGACCCCACTGCGCGTCTATTCACAAGACATGAAACTGATAGGTGAGTTTGGCGAGAAACGGCGCAACCCTATTACCATCGAACAAACGCCAGAACCATTTATCAAGGCAATACTGGCAGCAGAGGATGCGAGCTTCTACTCACACAGTGGGGTTTCGATTAAGGGTTTGATGCGGGCAGCTTCACAGCTGGTGCAGACCGGCTCAATCCAGTCTGGTGGTAGTACCTTAACCATGCAGGTGGCGCGCAATTTCTTCCTAAGCCGTGAGCAGCGTTTTATCCGCAAGTTCAATGAGATCCTCTTATCACTGCAAATTGAGCGCGAACTCAGCAAAGATGAGATTCTGGAACTCTATATCAACAAAATATTCCTGGGTAACCGCGCCTATGGCTTTCAGGCTGCCGCACATGTTTACTACGGTCGTGACATCAAGGACCTGAGTATGGCGCAATGGGCAATGATGGCGGGGCTGCCCAAGGCCCCCTCCACCTTCAACCCCATCGCCAACCCCACTCGGGCCCTGGTGCGCCGTAACTGGATTTTGAAGCGCATGCTCGACCTAGGATACATCGATCAGGATGAGTACAAGCACTCCATTACCGCACCGGTGACCGCTAGCTACCACAGCCGCGATCTGGATCTGGATGCCCCCTATATAGCCGAAATGGCGCGTAAAGAAGCTGTTGAGCTTTTTGGCGACAGTGCCTACACCGATGGCTATCAGGTCATCACCACGGTCAACAGCCGCCTGCAGGACCAGGCGCGCAGGGCACTGCAACACGGCCTCGAAACCTACGATTCACGCCACGGTTATCGTGGCCCGGAACAGCGACTGCCACCGGAATTGCTGCATGACAGTGACCAACTGATTGATCTGCTCAATGAAATCCCTGTGCTGGGTGGGCTTGAGCCTGGGGTAGTCACTGCGGTGGAGCCAAAGCTGTTGCAAGTACAGCTGCGCGACCGCCGTGTGGTCGAGGTTCCCTGGGAGAATGGGCTCGACTCCATTCGTCCCTATATTACTGAAAGCTCACGAGGACCACGCTTACAGTCTGCTGAGAAGATGTTTGCACCTGGTGATGTGGTGCGCCTACGCCGCATTGAGATTAAGCACACTGAGGTTATCGGCTCCCAGGACAAACCTACCAGCGCAGGTGGGGCAACCCAACTTGCTAGCGCCTTTGAAGACACACCCAACCCCGATCCATTTGCAGAGCCCGAAGAGGTCTCTTCCAGCCCCCTGGAGCCACAAATTACTGAGGAATGGGAGCTAACCCAAGTGCCATCGGCCCAAGGAGCCCTAGTCTCCATCGATCCCCAAGACGGCGCCATACGCGCCTTAGTAGGTGGTTATGACTTCCGCCAGAGCCACTTCAATCGCGTCACCCAGGCGGCGCGGCAACCTGGCTCCAGTTTCAAGCCATTTATCTACGCTTCGGCTATCGAGCGCGGCTATACCGCCGCCAGTGTGATTAACGACGCCCCAATAATCTTCGAGGAAACCAATCTGCAAGATGTGTGGCGCCCGGAGAATGATGGCGGCACTTTCCTTGGCCCCACCCGCCTGCGTATGGCTCTGTATAAGTCACGTAACATGGTCTCCATTCGCCTGCTGCAGGCACTGGGGCTCGATTACGCCCTCGGTTTTGTCGAGGGCTTCGGCTTTGACCGCAGTAAATTGGCGCGCAACCTAACCATCGCACTGGGCAGCTCGGCCCTGACGCCCCTAGAAATGGTGCGTGGCTATGCAGCTTTCGCCAATGGTGGCTATCGAGTGGAACCCTATCTTGTTGACCGGGTTTTAGATGTAAATGGCGAAACCCTCTACCAGGCCCTACCACTCACTGTGTGCAATGACTGTCCTGAGCCTGGCAGTGAGTCCCAAGGGTTCAATAATCAGGAGCCACTCAACCTAGCGGCAATTCAGCCCGGTGAAGAGGGCCCGGACCAAGGCAAAGAGCCTCCCGAGCTGAAAGTACTCCCGGTTGGCCCACTGGATTCATCCAAGCTCCAGGCACGCCCCCTGGCACCGCGCGCCATGACCCCGGAGACGGCTTACATCATGGATTCCATTCTCAAGGATGTGATAAAAAAAGGCACCGGCCGACGCGCCCTCGCTATGAAGCGCGGTGATATCGCTGGTAAGACGGGAACAACCAACGGCCCGCGCGACGCATGGTTCTCAGGTTATAGCCCCTACCTTGCCACCAGTGCTTGGGTGGGTTTCGACTCTTACGGCGAACTCGGTAAGAATGAGTACGGTGGCTCTGCGGCGCTGCCTATCTGGATAGATTTTATGAGTACTGCCCTGGAGGGCTTGCCCGAGCGTCACCTGCCCCAGCCAGATAGCATAACGACCGTGCGTATCAACCCCAAGAACGGCCTACGTACCTCCTATGGCGGCATGTTTGAGATATTCCGCACCAATAGGGTACCCGGGCGCGAGGCCTACAACCCCTATCGCTCCAGATACTCCGACGATGAGATGCCGGGCCGGGACCGATCGAGTGAGCCACCACCCGAAGAGCTTTTCTAA
- a CDS encoding pilus assembly protein PilM produces the protein MGIFPFLDKGPKAMLGLDISSTAVKLLELSRNGDKYRVESYAVEPLPPNAVVDKNINDVGATAEAIRKVVRRSKTRLRRAAVAVSGSAVITKTLEMPADLSDEDLEARIALEADQYIPYPLEEVSLDFEVQGPSERGDDQVEVLLAACRSENIEQRVSALGEAELEAGVVDVEAYAIERTYTLLEDQFPPQEQLVVAVVDIGATMSALSVLVDGKTVYTREQLFGGRQLTDEIQRRYGLSAEEASLAKHQGGSGLPDDYYAEVLEPFRDAVIQQVTRALQFFYSSTSYSDVDYILLSGGVAAMEGLSDLVGEKLGKPTVIANPFYKMATSSRVNQQILAKEAPGLMIAAGLAMREKEY, from the coding sequence ATGGGGATTTTCCCTTTTCTGGATAAAGGCCCGAAGGCCATGTTGGGACTCGATATTAGCTCGACCGCAGTAAAGTTGCTGGAGCTAAGTCGCAATGGTGACAAATATCGGGTCGAAAGTTACGCCGTGGAACCCCTGCCGCCGAATGCGGTAGTGGATAAGAACATCAATGATGTTGGCGCCACGGCGGAAGCTATCCGCAAGGTAGTGCGCCGTTCCAAAACCCGACTGCGCCGTGCGGCTGTCGCCGTATCCGGCTCCGCAGTGATCACTAAGACCCTGGAAATGCCCGCTGATCTCTCCGATGAGGATCTGGAAGCGCGTATTGCCTTGGAAGCAGATCAGTACATTCCCTATCCCCTCGAAGAAGTTAGTCTCGATTTTGAGGTACAGGGGCCATCCGAAAGAGGGGATGACCAGGTGGAAGTGTTACTGGCAGCATGCCGCAGCGAAAATATCGAACAGCGGGTTTCCGCCCTCGGTGAGGCTGAGTTGGAGGCGGGTGTCGTGGATGTGGAAGCTTACGCTATTGAGCGCACTTACACTCTACTGGAAGATCAGTTTCCTCCCCAAGAGCAGTTGGTTGTTGCGGTAGTGGATATCGGTGCGACTATGAGTGCACTGTCTGTACTGGTTGATGGCAAGACAGTTTATACACGGGAGCAGCTATTCGGTGGCCGCCAGCTCACCGATGAGATTCAGCGGCGCTACGGCCTCTCCGCCGAAGAGGCCTCCCTGGCGAAGCACCAGGGTGGCAGCGGATTGCCCGATGACTATTATGCCGAGGTTCTGGAGCCGTTTCGGGATGCGGTGATTCAGCAAGTCACCCGCGCGCTGCAGTTCTTTTACTCTTCGACTTCCTATAGCGATGTGGATTACATATTGCTCAGTGGTGGTGTTGCCGCAATGGAAGGTTTGTCTGATTTGGTCGGTGAAAAACTGGGCAAACCCACAGTGATTGCCAATCCTTTTTACAAAATGGCTACCTCTTCTCGGGTAAACCAACAGATATTAGCCAAAGAGGCTCCAGGGCTGATGATCGCGGCAGGGCTCGCCATGCGGGAGAAGGAGTACTGA
- a CDS encoding PilN domain-containing protein — MAKINLLPWRQEYRAQKQKEFQQVLVLVIIAAAASVFLWMKTVDRQVATQNERNQILQVKINALDKQVSEIKDLKKRRQELIDRMRVIQELQGNRPLAVRYFDELVQATPEGLWLLELTRKGSQLELSGIAESNNRVSSFMRNLDQSDWYESPNLTDVTASPEYGEQASAFQLTVNLSGRKSDDANDSDLTTTGVE, encoded by the coding sequence ATGGCCAAGATTAATCTACTCCCCTGGCGCCAGGAATATCGCGCACAAAAGCAGAAAGAGTTTCAGCAAGTATTAGTGTTGGTGATTATTGCTGCTGCGGCGTCGGTTTTTCTTTGGATGAAAACGGTTGATCGGCAAGTCGCTACCCAGAATGAGCGCAATCAGATACTGCAGGTCAAGATTAATGCTCTAGATAAACAGGTAAGTGAGATTAAGGACCTGAAAAAGCGCCGCCAGGAACTGATTGATCGAATGCGGGTGATTCAGGAGCTCCAGGGGAACCGTCCTCTAGCTGTTCGTTATTTTGATGAGCTGGTACAGGCAACTCCTGAGGGGCTTTGGCTCCTTGAACTTACCCGCAAAGGTTCTCAATTGGAGTTGTCAGGAATTGCAGAATCCAACAACCGTGTATCATCTTTTATGCGCAATTTGGACCAGTCCGACTGGTATGAATCTCCAAACTTAACGGATGTTACTGCTAGCCCTGAGTATGGGGAACAAGCGAGTGCTTTTCAGTTAACAGTAAATTTGAGTGGTCGTAAGAGTGACGATGCTAACGATAGTGATTTAACTACCACTGGCGTTGAGTAA
- a CDS encoding type 4a pilus biogenesis protein PilO yields MAFAETLKQLQDVDINDIDFSRVGVWPIAGRITLLIIVSAVLVFIGYYLWIGDLYNSLERAQNKEKELFLQFENKQFEAANLDAYREQLREMEGTFGALLKQLPKDTEVPGLLEDIDEYGRGSGLTIEKVALESELVGEFYVELPIRIEVQGGYHEFGSFVSGIAGMPRIVTLHDFTISTNRDSGGLLDMVINAKTYRYKDQEDEE; encoded by the coding sequence ATGGCATTCGCAGAAACTCTTAAGCAACTCCAAGATGTAGATATTAATGACATCGACTTTTCAAGAGTTGGGGTCTGGCCGATAGCTGGTCGTATTACTCTCTTAATCATTGTTTCAGCAGTTTTGGTTTTTATTGGGTATTACCTCTGGATAGGTGATCTTTATAACAGCCTGGAACGTGCGCAGAATAAAGAGAAAGAGCTGTTTTTGCAGTTTGAAAACAAGCAATTTGAGGCTGCAAATCTTGATGCGTATCGTGAGCAACTAAGGGAGATGGAGGGCACCTTTGGCGCACTGCTAAAGCAACTACCAAAAGATACAGAAGTTCCAGGATTGTTAGAGGATATTGATGAGTATGGAAGAGGTAGCGGCCTAACGATCGAAAAAGTTGCTCTGGAAAGTGAGTTGGTTGGAGAGTTTTATGTTGAGCTGCCAATTCGTATAGAGGTTCAAGGGGGGTACCATGAATTTGGTTCTTTCGTGAGTGGTATTGCTGGAATGCCTAGGATTGTAACTCTTCATGATTTTACTATCTCAACCAACCGAGATAGTGGTGGGCTGCTTGATATGGTTATCAATGCAAAAACCTACCGCTATAAAGATCAGGAGGATGAGGAGTGA
- a CDS encoding pilus assembly protein PilP has translation MNVDQNDLHQRMAEVERRPKGQIEPIPTFTPYSPYIYSAAAQRSPFTRPVLESDQRLVGRRLEIAPDLSRRRELLESINFDALAMVGTISRDGQLWALIDDGNGGIHRVTVGNYLGKNHGRVVSATPTQLDVLEIIPDGTGGWIERPRALALEEKDNG, from the coding sequence ATGAATGTAGATCAAAATGATTTACATCAAAGAATGGCCGAGGTTGAGCGGAGGCCTAAAGGTCAAATTGAGCCTATCCCAACGTTTACGCCATATAGCCCATATATTTATAGTGCCGCTGCTCAAAGGAGTCCATTTACTCGCCCTGTTTTGGAGTCTGATCAGCGATTAGTTGGTAGAAGACTTGAAATAGCACCTGATCTAAGTAGGCGTAGAGAGTTGCTTGAAAGTATTAACTTTGATGCTTTGGCAATGGTGGGCACAATTTCCCGTGATGGCCAGTTATGGGCCCTGATTGATGATGGCAATGGTGGAATTCACAGAGTAACTGTGGGGAACTACTTGGGGAAAAATCACGGGCGAGTTGTGAGCGCTACACCCACGCAACTCGATGTGTTGGAAATTATACCGGATGGTACCGGGGGCTGGATTGAGAGGCCACGTGCACTCGCGCTGGAAGAGAAGGACAACGGATAA
- the pilQ gene encoding type IV pilus secretin PilQ, protein MINKQFAKCLAPFQILLLAVLMVPAALQAQVNQLNDIQFSELPGGRVQLRLTFTEEPPEPTGYTIEQPARIVMDFAGVESVLPQKKYSLGIGAARSAVVVSSEGRTRLIVNLDQLPVYTSERHGSQLVMEIGESVVATASSPQSPTHDSGLNLGGNKQFNALGAIAVNGVDFRRGEEGEGKVIVSLSDPAVNIDVERTKGKIYLTFLGAELPESLRQKLDVTDFATPVNAITVDSDGRNTVIAVDPTDADYDYLAYQADNQYVLSVKPLSAAEIREKEKEFQFTGKKLSLNFQDIEVRSVLQIIADFTDLNLVASDTVQGRITLRLDGVPWDQALNLILKAKGLDKRQEGSVIMVAPAAEIAERERQELESRRQLQELAPLRTEYISVRYADAGELFTLFSGQQTDDQGKGNFAGGKQDANQASILSARGSAIVDERTNTIILTDTEEKIAQFRELIEVIDVPIRQVMIEARIVTANSEFERELGVQWNYTGTHDINDDSVVIGSGGQNSASVGGSGFGPSVSSPASTHDPLLVDLGVGTPAGQLAYAILKDNFYLGLELSAMEDVGMLEIVSQPKVVTGDKQEANIQSGVEIPYLEATSSGAASVTFREAVLELNVTPQITPDNNIIMTLNIEQNSVGDLFSVSANTAVPTINVNTLATKVLVSNGETIVLGGVFESNVLEGETKVPLLGDIPYIGNLFKKTVRTDDKREILMFITPRIIESETFLSK, encoded by the coding sequence ATGATTAATAAGCAGTTTGCTAAGTGTTTGGCACCGTTTCAGATTTTACTGCTCGCTGTATTGATGGTTCCTGCGGCGTTACAAGCGCAGGTGAATCAACTGAACGATATACAGTTTTCAGAGCTTCCCGGTGGCCGGGTTCAGCTGCGTTTAACTTTCACTGAGGAGCCTCCAGAGCCCACTGGATACACAATTGAGCAACCGGCTCGGATTGTGATGGATTTTGCCGGTGTTGAAAGTGTGCTACCACAAAAGAAATATTCACTGGGAATAGGTGCCGCTCGCAGCGCTGTGGTAGTTTCCAGTGAGGGGAGAACTCGCCTAATTGTTAATCTGGATCAACTGCCGGTATACACCAGTGAACGCCATGGTAGCCAGCTCGTGATGGAGATTGGTGAATCTGTAGTTGCGACGGCTTCATCTCCACAATCCCCCACCCATGACAGCGGCCTTAATCTTGGTGGAAACAAGCAGTTCAATGCCTTGGGTGCTATTGCTGTTAACGGGGTTGACTTCCGGCGCGGTGAAGAGGGCGAAGGTAAAGTCATTGTTAGCCTTTCTGATCCGGCAGTAAATATTGATGTGGAACGCACCAAAGGCAAAATCTATTTGACTTTTCTGGGCGCAGAATTGCCCGAATCTCTTCGCCAGAAGCTTGACGTAACTGACTTTGCAACCCCTGTGAATGCCATTACGGTAGACTCTGATGGCCGCAATACCGTAATAGCTGTGGATCCGACAGATGCAGATTATGATTATCTCGCTTATCAAGCCGATAATCAGTACGTGTTGAGCGTAAAACCTCTGTCCGCAGCGGAAATTCGCGAGAAGGAGAAAGAGTTTCAATTCACAGGGAAAAAGCTTTCGTTAAACTTCCAAGATATTGAAGTTCGTTCCGTGCTCCAAATTATTGCTGACTTTACTGATCTCAATCTGGTGGCAAGTGACACCGTACAGGGGCGAATCACATTACGGCTTGATGGAGTGCCTTGGGATCAGGCCTTGAATTTGATTCTTAAGGCCAAGGGCTTGGATAAGCGCCAGGAAGGTAGCGTCATTATGGTAGCTCCAGCTGCTGAGATTGCAGAAAGAGAGCGCCAGGAATTGGAGAGCCGTAGGCAATTGCAGGAGCTGGCTCCACTAAGAACTGAATATATTAGTGTGCGCTATGCTGATGCCGGAGAGCTGTTTACATTATTTTCTGGTCAGCAGACGGATGATCAAGGAAAGGGCAATTTTGCTGGGGGTAAACAAGACGCTAATCAAGCAAGTATTTTGTCAGCCCGTGGTAGTGCAATTGTAGATGAGCGAACCAATACAATTATCCTTACAGATACAGAAGAAAAAATCGCACAGTTTCGGGAACTGATAGAAGTTATAGATGTGCCTATTCGTCAGGTGATGATTGAGGCCAGGATCGTCACTGCAAATAGTGAGTTCGAGCGCGAGCTCGGTGTCCAGTGGAACTATACAGGTACTCATGATATTAACGATGACTCTGTAGTCATTGGTTCTGGAGGGCAAAATAGCGCTAGTGTTGGTGGATCTGGATTTGGACCCAGTGTCTCTTCACCGGCCAGCACCCATGATCCTTTGCTGGTGGACTTAGGTGTTGGAACACCTGCTGGGCAACTAGCTTATGCGATATTAAAGGACAATTTTTATTTGGGTTTGGAGCTGTCTGCGATGGAAGATGTGGGCATGCTTGAGATTGTATCCCAGCCCAAAGTAGTAACTGGTGATAAACAAGAGGCGAATATCCAATCGGGAGTGGAAATACCTTACTTGGAGGCTACCTCTTCTGGTGCAGCTTCTGTGACATTTCGAGAAGCCGTTCTTGAGTTAAATGTAACACCTCAGATAACTCCAGATAACAACATAATAATGACGCTTAATATCGAGCAGAATAGTGTTGGGGATTTGTTTAGTGTTAGTGCTAATACGGCTGTTCCTACAATTAATGTGAACACCCTAGCGACAAAAGTACTAGTCAGTAATGGCGAAACAATTGTTTTAGGCGGTGTGTTTGAGAGCAATGTTCTTGAGGGGGAGACTAAGGTACCCTTACTTGGAGACATTCCGTACATAGGTAACTTGTTTAAGAAAACTGTACGCACAGATGATAAACGTGAGATATTGATGTTTATCACCCCGCGTATTATCGAAAGTGAGACTTTTTTATCTAAGTGA
- the aroK gene encoding shikimate kinase AroK, giving the protein MNRSIFLVGPMGAGKSTIGRLLAAQLQLPFADTDKVLEERTGADIPWIFDVEGEAGFRRRESEVLEELCLGPHQVIGTGGGIVLLEENRRLLQKFGHVIYLQAGVEQLLERTSKNSNRPLLRVPNPRARIEEILQERAPLYREVADVICDTDDLTPKQASALVAERLMESLSQ; this is encoded by the coding sequence ATTAACCGCTCCATCTTTTTAGTCGGCCCCATGGGGGCCGGCAAATCCACGATTGGCAGGTTGTTAGCGGCACAATTGCAGCTGCCTTTTGCTGATACCGATAAAGTCCTGGAAGAGCGCACAGGGGCAGATATCCCCTGGATATTTGATGTAGAAGGCGAAGCCGGCTTTCGTCGACGCGAGAGTGAAGTGCTCGAAGAACTTTGTCTGGGTCCCCACCAAGTTATCGGCACCGGTGGTGGCATCGTTCTACTGGAGGAAAACCGGCGGTTGCTGCAAAAGTTTGGTCATGTGATTTATTTACAGGCCGGGGTAGAGCAGTTGCTGGAACGCACTTCCAAGAACAGTAACCGCCCTCTTTTACGAGTGCCCAATCCACGCGCGCGTATTGAAGAAATTTTACAAGAACGCGCCCCTCTTTATCGCGAAGTTGCGGATGTTATCTGCGACACTGATGACCTGACCCCCAAGCAAGCATCAGCCCTGGTAGCTGAGCGCCTTATGGAAAGCCTCTCCCAATAA